In Aspergillus luchuensis IFO 4308 DNA, chromosome 1, nearly complete sequence, the following are encoded in one genomic region:
- a CDS encoding CCCH zinc finger DNA binding protein (COG:S;~EggNog:ENOG410PIPA;~InterPro:IPR000571;~go_function: GO:0046872 - metal ion binding [Evidence IEA]), producing the protein MIDLLEVKRRYEAVLAVEDSRDKILQNLFAQVESLQRALQNTLGDAKFQELKKYKTEYDDLRLDQSKLSFVSVLVDGDCMNFNDSLIRQGYNGGRKAAMLLRKSVERHIRDIDPQASPNIQYRIRVYANVPGLMKTYREAHILRSNEALDPFIRGFNMENSLCDFIDAGNGKECSDVKIRATFEQDILDVHCRRIIFCGSTDNGYARILGSHQGSNRISLIQGAPFAWEMEQLASEFQTTSFPEVFRSTKLPSRASSFSAFKTASANSSPSSSPTSLSTPSTPKRNYATIAKSNLQATSPTRTNRSKRSKISVITFDISPSYDTHIQFNTVQLNSQSQRVDPPPRASSRENFERLRRSKYCSRYHILGECPLGDECGHRHGRRLGSRDVHDLWCVTRTCVCPNDIWCTDPKCICGHQCPWENQQGHCSADCKFPESMHGVDKSVAVIL; encoded by the exons ATGATCGACCTCCTAGAAGTGAAAAGACGCTACGAAGCCGTGCTGGCAGTTGAAGATAGCAGAGACAAAATTCTTCAG AATCTCTTTGCCCAAGTTGAAAGCCTGCAAAGGGCTCTTCAAAACACGCTTGGTGATGCCAAGTTCCAGGAATTGAAGAAGTATAAAACAGAGTATGATGATTTGCGGCTTGACCAG TCCAAGTTAAGTTTTGTTTCCGTACTTGTCGACGGTGACTGCATGAAT TTCAACGATAGTCTCATCCGACAAGGCTACAACGGTGGACGCAAGGCTGCCATGCTCCTCCGAAAGTCCGTCGAGCGTCACATTCGTGATATCGACCCCCAGGCCAGCCCAAACATTCAGTACCGCATCCGAGTGTACGCCAACGTTCCGGGTCTGATGAAGACGTACCGGGAAGCACACATCTTGCGTTCCAATGAAGCGCTAGATCCATTCATTCGGGGGTTCAATATGGAGAACAGCCTGTGTGATTTCATCGATGCTGGTAACGGCAAGGAATGTTCAGACGTTAAGATACGGG CAACATTCGAACAAGACATTCTAGACGTCCACTGCCGTCGCATCATCTTCTGTGGCTCGACCGATAATGGCTACGCACGCATCCTCGGCTCCCACCAAGGGTCCAACCGCATCTCGCTCATCCAGGGAGCACCCTTCGCCTGGGAAATGGAGCAGCTAGCAAGCGAGTTCCAAACTACATCCTTCCCGGAGGTCTTCCGATCCACGAAGCTACCCTCCCGAGCATCATCCTTCAGCGCATTCAAAACCGCATCCGCCAACTCATCACCCAGCAGCTCTCCAACCAGCCTCAGCACGCCCTCAACGCCAAAACGCAACTACGCCACGATTGCCAAGTCGAACCTTCAAGCGACATCCCCCACCAGAACAAACAGATCCAAACGATCGAAAATCTCAGTCATAACATTCGATATCTCCCCCTCATACGACACCCACATTCAATTTAACACAGTGCAGCTTAACAGCCAGAGCCAACGGGTTGATCCGCCACCCCGGGCCAGCAGCAGAGAGAACTTTGAAAGATTACGAAGATCAAAGTACTGCAGTAGATATCATATCCTGGGAGAGTGTCCTCTTGGCGATGAGTGCGGACACAGACACGGACGCCGACTCGGATCTAGGGATGTTCATGACCTCTGGTGCGTTACTCGGACGTGCGTCTGTCCGAATGATATCTGGTGTACGGATCCCAAGTGTATTTGTGGACATCAGTGTCCGTGGGAGAATCAGCAGGGACATTGCAGTGCAGACTGCAAGTTTCCCGAGTCTATGCATGGGGTGGATAAGTCGGTTGCGGTGATTTTGTAG
- a CDS encoding S-formylglutathione hydrolase (CAZy:CE1;~COG:S;~EggNog:ENOG410PI1S;~InterPro:IPR000801,IPR014186,IPR029058;~MEROPS:MER0043126;~PFAM:PF00326,PF00756;~go_function: GO:0018738 - S-formylglutathione hydrolase activity [Evidence IEA];~go_process: GO:0046294 - formaldehyde catabolic process [Evidence IEA]), producing the protein MSVTTKATIASFGGKLLKLTHAATSTKCEMGFNLYLPPQAYQNPSAKVPVLIYLSGLTCTAENCSEKGFFQHGASKKGIAVLYPDTSPRGLNIPGEADSYDFGTGAGFYVDATKPPYDNGYNMYTYITEELPATVFAAFPQLDSERVSITGHSMGGHGALTLFLRNPGKYKSVSAFAPITNPINCPWGQKAFSGYFGEDQQEKWKEHDATELLKKWKGGRLDVLIDVGTGDNFYKQGQLLPENFEKAAKEAGVEGVTIRYQPDYDHSYYTMATFSDDHVEHAAKFLFA; encoded by the exons ATGTCCGTCACAACAAAAGCCACCATCGCCTCCTTCGGCGGCAAGCTCCTCAAGCTCACCCACGCCGCCACATCCACCAAATGTGAAATGGGCTTCAACCTCTACCTACCTCCTCAAGCCTACCAGAACCCCTCCGCCAAGGTCCCCGTCCTGATCTACCTCTCGGGTTTGACCTGCACCGCCGAGAACTGCTCCGAGAAGGGCTTCTTCCAGCACGGTGCCAGTAAGAAGGGTATTGCTGTGTTGTACCCTGATACGAGTCCTC GCGGCCTCAACATCCCCGGCGAAGCCGACAGCTACGACTTCGGCACTGGCGCCGGCTTCTACGTCGACGCGACCAAGCCGCCCTACGATAACGGATATAACATGTACACGTACATCACGGAGGAATTGCCCGCGACGGTGTTTGCTGCCTTCCCGCAATTGGATAGTGAGCGGGTGAGTATTACGGGTCATAGTATGGGTGGACATGGTGCTTTGACTTTG TTCCTCCGCAACCCCGGCAAATACAAGTCCGTGTCTGCGTTCGCGCCCATCACCAACCCGATTAACTGCCCGTGGGGACAAAAGGCCTTTTCGGGATACTTTGGTGAAGATCAGCaggagaagtggaaggagCATGATGCTACGGAATTGttgaagaagtggaagggtGGCAGGTTGGATGTTTTGATTGATGTT GGCACCGGAGACAACTTCTACAAGCAGGGCCAACTTCTTCCCGAGAACTTCGAGAAAGCTGCCAAGGAGGCTGGTGTGGAGGGTGTGACGATTCGGTACCAGCCTGATTACGATCACAGTTATTATACTATGGCGACGTTCTCGGATGATCATGTGGAACATGCGGCGAAGTTTTTGTTTGCTTAG
- a CDS encoding C50 family peptidase (BUSCO:EOG092603JK;~COG:D;~EggNog:ENOG410PHZC;~InterPro:IPR030397,IPR005314,IPR011990;~MEROPS:MER0010982;~PFAM:PF03568;~go_component: GO:0005634 - nucleus [Evidence IEA];~go_function: GO:0004197 - cysteine-type endopeptidase activity [Evidence IEA];~go_function: GO:0005515 - protein binding [Evidence IEA];~go_process: GO:0006508 - proteolysis [Evidence IEA]) has translation MTVSTLLPGSPVESVKQAVRSTSTCSNGTVSSLQTLLRGSSKASPDIESATVKRVGRTTKASSTTSRTKTTRGSRTTVSAAEAALSTVVDQDAARLSNQEKLVLATEIFNSTLKTLSEAVKLQSTKRDDARSSATSTPRGSPSPTRVVKSPRKSKMSLQSATTKTDNGILAVAECAAMSLSCLRTLKTDQENGTPNVQLEQGACILAGRFLSLGLGDLAYKELRALKRRIQQYLDSKVSGGSKGSSRKGSPVEQEGETTKERMSDLLTFSNISHAGSLYGLIVSYQSNALRLISSEKKAATVQNATPSLQLSDPSSPANVTLAALEAGALTKDKAAMQLQLLSNTVLSLSSSTQQSSTNKLKPTTSLTLQLLSLEIRCMSWKTSGHVCDDAKEMWDPLARYVASYAHQSKGITKSEFASTYKTIVRLQSTFTGVQKRSSPSMNDNISVAKIATILGQLAQEAGCLDEALQLYTETLTPLSDGQCLSLATVRCKIASLHVQALKQATKYSSGLAKAIKEATNVLCMPLKGSANDLDELLVEAAKLKKLAMGLFGDIASREKGPKKDDDDVSYRIYGYLNGFVRFLRRYVGRKPAEDEGKEIEPFQKRVVAVRNIALAAIDSVNAIGKLSILSQRPPWEEMQSTLIDSQRLLMTMESAGEASDSIAESIGICFVKLSNLFWSRYIKERESGKGVRELVPVLKQSATLLSNCSPAQKVAGFTPLKYEKLAHLYLEANAGREAEQAFQQSIEEHLLTGTLDQVLSITEGCFPHRMCQDPKSGGFMLGRVLYAFLKMNLRRKSTKENGVFDDDNLTHLQRGHLIEWQLGIMTDLASASTLDNSFRSTFGLLLTKLFELYSPEAHPLRRLRVVLTTLRFSLEYPGSLDSAILQNVIEAGSSDLDMEELGDDSDLFPLAGHIQNSVRLTLGLHEGTLQPKDLESVLSWWNLMMRECNDWDSVVLSVGDVDHFLLQMKAIVDYTEIHGLWKLQLSTLELVLRVTELRGSSDFSEAVIVLSRLALQYSRLGYCTKADELLNRADQYLSQRDISCLATLSHKLARVGYLLEVGEIQKAASTLSAARTLYEKNQKKEDLNACSVLSKLMWERLVADAAFMSSRLSFAQGSINDALFFGKLSVRLNCRIWAKIEKLAQRKQDKIAQSAENSELETVVEGMAKLEVSQANATLAVYSQGAPFWPHIGSHHMALLNLSSLSAHHGLFQDAIYYGEQALKINKTLNANVRLIASQAQLGSHWIYGGHMKEGQELLAAAESLSKQLDNSIELVSLQIGLASLHRAQGRYRDEHRALLEADRLMAECGASESLDVLSDVAELNDKMKKLQVQGTARKTRQRAATTTRRTRAATTSAPKTSSAGSESTETDSTSLLHLRSDILRQQAACLRSLRDFEKASSLLEDARKFATSRDSQISLHIGESEHLLADAIRNFATHAVYCVLPESTISLPSLQSPSKTVSQTSSGKTTATRRTRAPTKTATRGTRSKTPKPTEDFSVMLAKASESLNTIFPLATTLGSTLDSHAASRLMSRISMLTHVTALDSLVSLSQSPANVNEVGRIGAFTREHAAITLDKQLADYCDPLLWPTAESAMVPEEDLCSRFTEEYVDILPENWNVLSLSLSTDRTEFVVSRLQKGRSPFLLRLPLKRGSSEDEEEQYTFEDGKGDMQELIRLANESAHAAKHQTDRQMKKDWWKNREALDRRMEALLQHIETVWFGGFRGIFSPVPHETRSLARFADAFHNILDKHLPSRRKGGRAASPRLTLHPNVLELFIGVKDLDDQEDPEETLMDLLYFVVDILQFQGERNAYDEIDFDMMVVETLDSLRGYHEQVRKEQGNPSPNRTVLVLDKSLHMFPWESLPCLQGFPVCRVPSLECLRDRIVRFRDEGAEGKAGFTINRKNGTYFLNPTGDLQTTQGTFEKDLLKLEGWSGVANREPTEEEFKNGLESNDVFLYFGHGSGAQYCRARTIKRLDRCAITFLMGCSSGALTEAGEYEPYGTPMNYLHAGSPALVATLWDVTDKDIDRFAKSTLEKWGLVGGREQAVALDDAVCQSRQACVLRYLNGAAPVIYGIPAVFLA, from the coding sequence ATGACGGTCTCGACGCTACTCCCCGGTTCTCCTGTAGAATCGGTGAAGCAGGCCGTCCGCTCAACTTCCACATGCTCTAATGGCACCGTCTCATCCCTCCAAACATTACTCCGCGGTTCGTCGAAAGCATCCCCAGATATCGAAAGTGCGACAGTGAAGCGGGTAGGCCGGACGACGAAAGCATCGTCCACTACGAGTCGAACAAAAACAACTAGAGGATCGCGGACGACGGTCTCTGCGGCCGAAGCGGCTTTGAGCACAGTGGTCGATCAGGATGCGGCGCGTTTATCGAACCAGGAGAAGCTTGTTCTCGCTACAGAGATCTTTAACTCGACGTTAAAAACACTTTCAGAAGCAGTGAAGCTGCAGTCGACGAAACGCGATGATGCTCGATCCTCCGCGACTAGTACCCCTCGCGGAtcaccctctcccacccGTGTCGTGAAATCCCCCAGAAAGTCAAAAATGTCCCTACAGAGTGCAACAACAAAAACAGACAACGGAATACTAGCGGTGGCTGAGTGCGCGGCTATGTCGTTGTCATGCTTAAGGACACTGAAGACCGATCAGGAGAACGGGACACCCAACGTTCAACTCGAACAAGGTGCATGCATTCTGGCCGGAAGGTTTCTCTCTTTGGGCCTGGGTGACTTAGCCTACAAGGAGCTCAGAGCACTAAAGAGAAGGATCCAACAATACCTCGATAGCAAAGTCAGTGGTGGAAGTAAAGGCTCAAGCCGGAAAGGGAGCCCGGTAGAACAGGAAGGCGAAACAACCAAGGAACGGATGTCTGATCTTCTAACCTTTTCCAACATCAGCCATGCGGGCTCTCTGTATGGCCTCATAGTGTCATACCAGTCGAATGCGCTTCGTCTTATCTCGTCCGAAAAGAAGGCCGCCACTGTTCAGAACGCGACTCCATCCTTGCAATTATCGGACCCGAGTAGCCCGGCAAATGTGACTCTGGCTGCTCTAGAAGCAGGAGCTCTTaccaaggacaaggccgCAATGCAGCTCCAATTATTGTCTAATACAGTACTATCCCTATCCTCCAGCACACAACAATCTTCAACGAACAAACTAAAGCCGACTACATCGTTAACCCTTCAACTCCTATCACTCGAGATCCGTTGCATGTCCTGGAAGACCTCGGGGCATGTATGTGATGATGCTAAGGAGATGTGGGATCCCTTGGCACGGTACGTCGCTAGCTATGCTCATCAGAGCAAAGGCATTACGAAATCCGAATTTGCTTCCACCTACAAGACCATCGTTCGACTGCAATCGACTTTTACCGGTGTTCAAAAACGTTCCTCACCCAGCATGAACGATAACATCTCTGTGGCGAAAATTGCGACAATCCTGGGCCAGCTCGCTCAGGAAGCGGGATGCCTCGACGAAGCCTTACAATTGTACACGGAAACTCTGACCCCTCTCTCTGACGGACAATGTCTCTCTCTGGCTACCGTCCGCTGTAAGATTGCATCATTGCATGTTCAAGCGTTGAAGCAGGCTACGAAGTATTCTTCCGGACTGGCAAAGGCAATCAAGGAAGCTACCAATGTTCTATGTATGCCACTTAAAGGTAGCGCGAACGATCTTGACGAATTATTGGTTGAAGCAGCCAAACTGAAGAAACTAGCCATGGGTCTTTTTGGAGACATCGCTTCGAGGGAAAAAGGCCCCAAGaaagacgatgacgatgtctCTTATCGCATCTACGGATATTTGAACGGTTTCGTTAGGTTTCTGCGACGATATGTTGGGCGCAAACCTGCCGAAGacgaaggaaaggaaatcGAACCATTTCAGAAGCGTGTTGTTGCAGTTCGGAATATTGCACTTGCAGCTATCGATTCTGTCAACGCCATTGGAAAGCTATCTATCTTGTCACAGAGACCGCCATGGGAGGAAATGCAGTCAACATTGATAGATAGCCAACGCCTgctgatgacgatggagTCAGCGGGAGAAGCGTCCGATTCTATTGCCGAGAGCATCGGTATCTGCTTCGTGAAGCTGTCAAATCTCTTTTGGTCTCGGTACATTAAGGAAAGGGAGTCTGGCAAAGGAGTTCGCGAACTTGTGCCTGTGCTGAAGCAGTCTGCGACGCTCCTGTCGAATTGCTCGCCGGCTCAGAAGGTTGCGGGATTCACGCCTCTCAAATACGAGAAGCTCGCGCATCTTTACTTGGAAGCTAATGCTGGCCGTGAGGCGGAGCAAGCCTTTCAGCAATCGATCGAGGAACATCTATTGACCGGCACACTCGACCAAGTCCTCTCTATTACAGAAGGGTGCTTCCCCCATCGGATGTGCCAGGATCCCAAGAGCGGTGGTTTCATGCTTGGCCGTGTTCTCTATGCTTTTCTGAAGATGAACCTGAGAAGGAAGTCGACAAAAGAGAATGGCGTCTTCGACGATGACAATCTGACCCATCTCCAGCGTGGGCATCTTATCGAATGGCAGTTAGGTATCATGACGGACTTGGCCTCGGCTTCTACACTCGATAACTCGTTCCGGTCTACATTCGGTCTGCTCTTGACCAAGCTTTTCGAACTATACTCCCCAGAAGCCCATCCACTCCGGCGATTGCGGGTCGTGCTTACCACCTTGCGCTTTTCCCTTGAATACCCGGGCTCCCTGGATTCTGCTATACTACAGAATGTCATTGAGGCTGGTTCAAGCGATCTTGATATGGAAGAACTCGGTGACGATTCAGACCTCTTTCCTCTTGCAGGACACATTCAGAATTCCGTCCGGCTTACGCTAGGACTGCATGAAGGCACTCTTCAGCCAAAGGATTTGGAGAGTGTGCTAAGTTGGTGGAATCTGATGATGCGAGAGTGCAATGACTGGGACTCGGTAGTTTTAAGCGTTGGCGACGTTGATCACTTCTTGCTACAGATGAAAGCTATCGTCGACTATACCGAAATTCATGGGCTATGGAAGTTGCAGCTCTCGACGCTCGAACTTGTTTTACGAGTGACTGAGCTTCGCGGATCTAGCGATTTCTCGGAAGCGGTCATCGTTCTTTCACGACTGGCACTCCAATACAGTCGCCTTGGATACTGTACGAAGGCGGACGAACTATTGAACCGAGCGGATCAATATCTCAGTCAGCGCGACATCTCTTGTTTGGCAACGCTTTCACACAAGCTAGCTCGCGTGGGCTACCTTCTCGAAGTTGGTGAGATCCAGAAAGCAGCGAGTACACTTTCAGCAGCCCGAACTCTGTAtgagaagaaccagaagaaggaagatctCAACGCCTGCTCGGTATTGTCGAAGCTTATGTGGGAGAGGTTGGTGGCCGACGCGGCATTCATGAGCTCCCGACTCTCTTTCGCTCAGGGCTCAATCAATGATGCTCTGTTTTTCGGCAAACTGTCTGTTAGGCTGAATTGCAGGATTTGGGCTAAGATCGAAAAGCTTGCGCAGAGAAAACAAGACAAGATCGCTCAATCAGCCGAAAACTCTGAGCTGGAAACTGTGGTTGAAGGAATGGCGAAACTCGAGGTCTCGCAAGCGAACGCAACCCTGGCCGTGTACTCACAAGGTGCCCCGTTTTGGCCTCATATTGGTTCACATCACATGGCTCTATTGAATCTTTCGAGCCTTTCCGCCCATCACGGCTTATTCCAGGACGCCATCTACTACGGAGAGCAAGCGCTGAAGATTAACAAAACACTTAACGCCAACGTTCGCTTGATCGCGTCACAAGCGCAGCTTGGCTCGCACTGGATCTATGGTGGACATATGAAGGAAGGACAGGAGCTTCTTGCAGCGGCTGAATCCTTGTCCAAGCAGCTCGACAACAGCATTGAGCTTGTTTCATTGCAGATCGGCCTTGCTTCTCTGCATAGAGCACAGGGTCGTTACCGCGATGAACACCGTGCTCTCCTCGAAGCCGACAGGCTCATGGCTGAGTGTGGCGCTTCTGAGTCATTGGACGTTCTCTCGGATGTAGCGGAACTTAATGACAAGATGAAAAAGCTACAGGTCCAAGGCACTGCTAGGAAGACGAGGCAACGGGCGGCGACTACGACCCGCAGAACTCGTGCAGCAACTACAAGTGCGCCCAAGACGTCAAGCGCCGGCTCCGAATCGACAGAGACAGATTCGACGTCACTTCTTCATTTGCGGAGCGACATTCTTCGGCAGCAGGCAGCATGCTTACGTTCGCTACGGGACTTTGAAAAGGCATCCAGCTTGCTGGAGGATGCACGCAAGTTTGCCACTTCTAGAGACAGTCAGATCTCCCTGCACATTGGCGAAAGTGAGCATCTACTCGCTGATGCCATTCGGAACTTCGCCACTCATGCAGTGTACTGTGTGCTCCCCGAATCGACCATCTCCCTGCCATCACTCCAGTCGCCAAGTAAGACGGTGAGCCAGACCAGCAGCGGTAAAACAACTGCGACTCGCAGGACACGAGCGCCAACAAAGACGGCTACGAGAGGTACACGTTCTAAGACGCCTAAGCCGACAGAGGACTTTTCTGTAATGCTCGCCAAAGCGAGCGAGAGTCTGAATACCATCTTTCCGCTTGCCACAACCCTCGGATCAACCCTTGACAGCCATGCCGCCTCTCGCTTGATGAGCCGTATCTCCATGTTGACCCATGTCACAGCACTTGATAGCCTCGTTTCGCTCTCTCAGTCACCAGCAAATGTGAACGAGGTTGGCCGCATTGGTGCGTTTACACGGGAGCATGCTGCCATCACTCTTGACAAACAACTTGCGGATTACTGCGATCCCCTGCTTTGGCCGACTGCTGAATCTGCAATGGTACCGGAAGAGGATCTCTGCTCCCGTTTTACCGAAGAATATGTTGATATTCTTCCGGAGAACTGGAACGTCCTTTCTTTGTCCTTGAGCACTGACCGTACCGAGTTTGTGGTCTCTCGGTTGCAAAAGGGTCGTTCGCCGTTCTTGTTGCGTTTGCCTCTCAAGCGTGGCAgttcggaggatgaggaggagcaaTACACATTCGAGGATGGAAAGGGAGATATGCAGGAGCTGATTCGACTGGCCAACGAAAGTGCGCATGCAGCTAAGCACCAAACCGACCGGCAGATGAAAAAGGACTGGTGGAAGAACCGGGAAGCACTGGACCGTCGGATGGAAGCTCTTCTGCAACATATCGAGACTGTCTGGTTCGGTGGATTCCGCGGAATATTCTCGCCGGTTCCTCACGAGACTCGTTCGCTTGCACGATTTGCAGATGCATTCCATAACATCCTGGACAAGCATCTGCCCTCGCGCCGCAAGGGCGGTCGTGCAGCTAGTCCGCGGTTGACACTTCATCCGAATGTGCTTGAACTGTTCATTGGTGTCAAGGACCTGGATGACCAAGAAGACCCCGAAGAAACGTTGATGGACCTTCTCTACTTCGTTGTTGATATCTTGCAATTTCAGGGTGAGCGCAACGCATATGATGAAATTGATTTTGACATGATGGTTGTGGAAACCCTTGACTCTCTGAGGGGGTATCACGAGCAAGTCCGGAAAGAGCAGGGCAACCCTTCACCCAACCGGACTGTTCTGGTGTTGGACAAGTCCTTGCATATGTTCCCGTGGGAGTCCCTTCCGTGTCTCCAGGGATTCCCGGTGTGCCGGGTGCCCTCCTTGGAATGTCTTCGCGACCGAATTGTGCGATTCCGCGACGAAGGTGCAGAAGGCAAGGCTGGTTTTACGATCAACCGCAAGAATGGCACATATTTCCTCAACCCCACCGGTGACCTCCAAACCACGCAGGGCACCTTCGAGAAGGACTTATTGAAGCTGGAGGGGTGGAGCGGAGTGGCCAACCGGGAGCCTACAGAGGAAGAGTTCAAGAACGGATTAGAGTCGAACGACGTGTTCCTTTATTTCGGGCACGGCAGTGGCGCACAGTACTGTCGGGCGCGGACGATCAAGCGTCTTGACCGATGCGCAATCACATTCCTGATGGGTTGCAGCAGCGGTGCTCTGACGGAAGCCGGCGAGTACGAGCCGTACGGCACGCCGATGAACTACTTGCATGCGGGGAGCCCGGCCTTGGTGGCCACTCTCTGGGATGTGACAGACAAGGACATTGACCGGTTTGCCAAGAGCACGCTGGAGAAATGGGGCCTTGTCGGTGGACGTGAGCAGGCAGTGGCCTTGGATGATGCGGTTTGCCAGTCGCGGCAGGCCTGTGTGTTGAGGTACTTGAACGGAGCGGCGCCGGTGATCTACGGCATCCCTGCGGTGTTTTTGGCGTAA
- a CDS encoding DUF5321 domain-containing protein (COG:S;~EggNog:ENOG410PRQC;~InterPro:IPR035213;~PFAM:PF17254;~TransMembrane:1 (o81-100i)), which translates to MNSARISLRHLAQVVPTLRPAGAFHIPTTQLQYRLQSTSSKAIPRFAQTSLWTSMIPKFIRNRGAKETKPYKPKSKEWNPASFYIIIFILIGSQAIRMIALKNDYAAYTRSTDAKIRLLREVIERVNNGEKVDVEKLLGTGDEAKEREWEEGQCLLDLDLPFYHTEDPAFTDLGVLSDIVLREIEAEDSLWHRKAAASEAQQEQVEEPKQSIMKSIIKDPAVPAEGPQDKGLPADSPSKKKLNFF; encoded by the coding sequence ATGAACTCAGCACGAATCTCTCTCCGGCATCTGGCCCAAGTGGTCCCAACCCTCCGACCTGCCGGCGCTTTCCACATTCCAACAACTCAATTACAGTATCGTCTACAGTCCACTTCTTCCAAAGCGATACCCAGATTCGCTCAAACGTCACTATGGACATCAATGATTCCCAAATTTATCCGGAACCGCGGCGCAAAGGAAACCAAGCCGTATAAGCCGAAGTCCAAAGAATGGAACCCCGCAAGTTtctacatcatcatcttcatcctgatCGGATCCCAGGCCATCCGGATGATCGCGTTGAAGAACGACTATGCAGCGTACACACGATCAACAGATGCGAAGATTAGGCTTCTTCGGGAGGTCATAGAGAGGGTGAATAATGGGGAGAAGGTCGATGTGGAGAAACTGCTGGGCACAGGAGATGAGGcgaaggaaagagaatggGAGGAAGGTCAGTGCTTGCTTGATCTTGATTTACCGTTTTACCATACTGAGGATCCTGCTTTTACTGACTTGGGGGTCTTGTCTGATATAGTACTACGCGAgatcgaagcagaagattcATTATGGCATCGCAAGGCGGCCGCGTCGGAAGCTCAGCAAGAGCAGGTCGAGGAGCCAAAACAATCGATTATGAAGTCAATTATTAAAGATCCTGCTGTACCTGCAGAGGGACCTCAGGATAAAGGCTTACCTGCGGATAGCCCgtcaaagaagaagctcaactTCTTTTAA